The proteins below come from a single Microbulbifer sp. Q7 genomic window:
- a CDS encoding polysaccharide lyase family 7 protein has product MKWAAALLIASQSALSFAADPVGVTASSDDGNAPENTLDNSLSTRWSAQGNGQWIRYDLGSSYTVEALDIALYKGDQRTATLDIQTSSNGTDWQTVFSGNQPSSTANQQTFDVSDSVAQFVQIVGYGNSSNDWNSITEVDITTSPANGGGPGDPPDCTACVPAVVATASSDDGNVADNVLDDDLNTRWSANGSGQWLQLDLGQSQVVGSVNIAFYKGDQRTSSFDIQTSDDGTSWETVLFGGVSSGNSTSLENFSLFETEARYVRYVGYGNSDSSWNSLTEVGVSADNGNSDPVGGGSSSSSSGGSSSGGSGNCETSSTSSSVTVGCLEYGSGGTLPMANLNPANDPGENFDLSNWKITYPDASEEFPPQVSNNEFYTDSSTGAMVFQCLNTGGSTSNSSYSRSELREMLNASAGTTSLGNNWVISTASSSDQSAAAAVDGNMKATISVDRVSDTYDSGSEWRVGRVIVGQIHASNDEPLKLYYRKLPGHTKGWVYMAYEDSDTEIFIPLFGESGTDQYGLTSTIEPVEDGIELGEKWGYEIDVVGREMTVTVTKSDGTWARQTIFWANEYDSDWFYFKAGAYNQNNGGESGDYAQVSFYNLEVSHGADGGSGSSSGGGSSSSSSSSSSGGSSGGSSGSGPVPSDLMDNCNQWKITYPDGVEDKTLCGESNNEYFYVNAEGDGMVFYAPIRSDNGTTPNSSYIRSELREREPDGSVDVYWTTTGQHTVYVNQAITHLPMVKNHLVATQIHGNKSAGIDDALVLRLEGSHLFLSFNGGKLRSDVTIKEDYVLGTRHEVMFEVIDGKHYVYYTEDGNLANAYAAGNADQYLVRDGSNDYVMDRDYGEAYFKIGNYTQSNADREGEFADHPDNYGEVVVYDFWIDHQ; this is encoded by the coding sequence ATGAAGTGGGCCGCAGCCCTGCTGATTGCATCGCAATCTGCACTGAGTTTTGCTGCCGATCCCGTAGGTGTTACTGCCTCTAGCGATGATGGCAATGCACCCGAAAACACACTGGATAACAGCCTGTCGACACGCTGGTCTGCCCAAGGTAACGGTCAATGGATCCGCTATGACCTGGGAAGCAGCTATACGGTGGAGGCTCTGGATATCGCGCTGTACAAGGGCGATCAGCGTACTGCCACGCTGGATATCCAGACGTCGTCCAACGGTACAGACTGGCAGACGGTTTTTTCCGGCAACCAGCCTTCGAGTACCGCAAATCAACAAACCTTTGACGTGAGCGACTCCGTTGCACAGTTCGTACAGATTGTTGGGTATGGAAATTCCTCCAACGACTGGAACAGCATCACGGAAGTGGATATCACCACCTCTCCAGCGAACGGTGGTGGCCCCGGTGATCCACCGGACTGTACCGCCTGCGTACCCGCCGTGGTGGCCACCGCCAGTAGTGACGACGGCAACGTGGCAGACAATGTGCTCGACGACGATCTCAACACCCGCTGGTCCGCCAACGGCAGTGGCCAGTGGTTGCAGCTCGACCTCGGCCAAAGCCAAGTTGTGGGCAGCGTAAATATTGCGTTCTACAAGGGCGACCAGCGGACTTCATCGTTCGATATTCAGACCAGTGATGACGGCACAAGTTGGGAAACCGTCTTATTCGGTGGCGTCAGCAGTGGCAATTCCACCTCACTGGAAAACTTCTCACTGTTTGAAACCGAAGCGCGTTATGTCCGCTATGTTGGTTACGGCAATAGCGATAGCTCGTGGAACTCGCTGACCGAAGTGGGCGTGAGTGCCGATAACGGCAACTCAGACCCAGTGGGTGGTGGCAGTAGCAGTAGTAGTAGCGGCGGCAGCAGCAGTGGCGGGTCCGGCAATTGCGAAACCTCCAGCACGTCCAGCAGCGTTACCGTGGGCTGCCTGGAATATGGATCCGGCGGCACCTTGCCCATGGCCAACCTGAACCCCGCCAATGATCCTGGTGAAAATTTCGACCTGAGCAACTGGAAAATTACCTATCCCGACGCCAGTGAAGAATTCCCGCCACAGGTGAGCAACAACGAGTTCTACACCGACAGCTCAACGGGCGCGATGGTCTTCCAGTGTCTCAATACCGGTGGTTCTACCTCAAACTCGTCCTACTCACGCAGCGAATTGCGCGAAATGCTTAATGCGAGCGCGGGTACCACGAGCCTCGGCAATAACTGGGTCATCTCCACCGCGTCCAGCTCTGACCAGAGCGCTGCGGCGGCGGTTGACGGGAACATGAAGGCCACCATTTCCGTGGACCGTGTTTCCGATACTTACGACTCGGGTTCCGAGTGGCGTGTTGGCCGAGTGATTGTGGGGCAGATTCATGCGTCCAACGACGAGCCGCTAAAACTCTACTACCGCAAGCTGCCGGGGCACACCAAGGGTTGGGTCTATATGGCCTATGAAGACTCGGATACCGAAATCTTTATTCCGCTGTTCGGTGAGTCTGGAACCGATCAATACGGTCTCACTTCCACCATTGAACCAGTTGAAGATGGTATTGAGCTCGGTGAAAAATGGGGTTATGAAATCGACGTGGTTGGCCGCGAGATGACGGTCACCGTCACTAAATCCGATGGCACCTGGGCTCGCCAGACCATTTTCTGGGCCAACGAGTACGACTCGGACTGGTTCTACTTCAAGGCCGGCGCTTACAACCAGAACAATGGTGGTGAAAGCGGAGACTACGCACAGGTTTCGTTTTACAACCTTGAAGTTTCCCACGGCGCTGACGGCGGTTCAGGTTCGAGTTCCGGTGGCGGCTCCAGCTCAAGCTCCAGCAGCAGTTCGTCCGGCGGCAGCAGCGGTGGCTCCTCGGGTTCAGGCCCGGTTCCATCGGATTTGATGGATAACTGCAACCAGTGGAAGATTACCTACCCAGACGGTGTCGAAGACAAAACACTTTGCGGCGAGAGCAATAACGAGTACTTCTATGTCAATGCGGAAGGCGATGGCATGGTGTTTTATGCCCCCATCCGCAGCGACAACGGTACCACGCCGAATTCCAGCTACATTCGCTCCGAGCTCCGTGAGCGCGAGCCGGACGGCAGTGTGGATGTCTACTGGACGACAACAGGCCAACACACGGTTTATGTAAACCAGGCCATTACCCACCTGCCGATGGTGAAGAACCATCTGGTAGCCACTCAGATTCACGGCAATAAATCCGCAGGTATCGATGACGCACTGGTACTACGCCTGGAAGGTAGTCACCTGTTCCTGAGCTTCAATGGCGGCAAGCTGAGAAGTGATGTCACTATCAAGGAAGACTACGTGCTGGGCACCCGCCACGAAGTAATGTTTGAAGTGATCGATGGCAAGCACTACGTCTACTACACCGAAGATGGCAACCTGGCCAACGCTTACGCGGCGGGTAACGCCGATCAGTATCTGGTGAGAGACGGCTCCAATGACTACGTCATGGATCGTGACTACGGGGAAGCCTACTTCAAAATCGGTAACTACACGCAGAGTAATGCCGACCGCGAAGGTGAATTCGCCGACCACCCCGACAACTACGGTGAAGTTGTGGTGTACGATTTCTGGATAGACCACCAGTAA
- a CDS encoding GntR family transcriptional regulator gives MDGQGQKTSAEGAVGSGDIAGHADSTAGSARAARGSQSLADRLFLTLRSEIVEGQIAAGSKISEPELARRFDASRGSLREALMRLESLSLIERRVNVGARVVDLTERGLLEIYDVREALEGMACRLAAENRSQEDLAELRQMLARHEQQEELQKGTAYFQPEGDFDFHFRIVQASHNDLLIDTLCNKLYYRVRMYRYQLGMASPRAHRAFREHSHIIEAIEAGDGELAEILMRRHIRASRSNIEKKLSQTD, from the coding sequence ATGGACGGGCAGGGGCAGAAAACATCGGCAGAGGGTGCCGTGGGTAGCGGCGACATCGCGGGTCACGCGGACAGCACCGCTGGCAGCGCGAGAGCGGCCCGTGGCTCCCAGAGCCTTGCCGACCGGCTGTTCCTCACCCTGCGCAGTGAGATTGTCGAGGGCCAGATCGCCGCGGGTAGCAAAATCAGCGAGCCGGAACTGGCGCGTCGGTTTGATGCCAGCCGCGGTAGCCTGCGCGAAGCGCTGATGCGCCTGGAATCCCTCAGCCTGATCGAGCGCCGGGTCAATGTAGGCGCACGGGTCGTCGACCTCACCGAACGCGGCCTGCTGGAAATTTACGACGTGCGTGAGGCGCTTGAAGGCATGGCCTGTCGCCTGGCGGCAGAAAACCGCTCGCAGGAAGACCTCGCCGAACTGCGCCAGATGCTCGCCCGCCACGAACAGCAGGAAGAGCTGCAAAAGGGCACCGCCTATTTCCAGCCGGAAGGGGACTTCGACTTCCACTTCCGCATCGTGCAGGCCTCCCACAATGACCTGCTGATCGACACCCTGTGCAACAAGCTTTACTACCGCGTGCGCATGTACCGCTACCAGCTGGGCATGGCCAGCCCGCGCGCGCACCGCGCCTTCCGCGAACATAGCCACATTATTGAAGCCATCGAAGCCGGCGACGGCGAACTGGCCGAAATCCTGATGCGCCGCCACATTCGGGCGTCGCGCAGCAACATCGAAAAGAAACTTTCCCAAACCGATTAA
- a CDS encoding DUF2062 domain-containing protein, giving the protein MPKSVIRRWLPTPEQVRANNGLKILGTLLHDPNLFHLNRHSVSVAFAVGIFTAFLPLPGQMLIAALLALWFRCNLPLSMALVWISNPVTMPAIFYSTYKLGAWLLGTPPMPFKIELSWEWLTEEVGRIWLPLFSGSLIAGIFFAAVAYFVMQAIWRWQVVKRWKARLEQRKTQLGEDN; this is encoded by the coding sequence ATGCCTAAGAGTGTTATCAGGCGCTGGCTGCCAACTCCCGAACAAGTGCGTGCAAATAACGGCCTGAAGATACTCGGCACCCTGCTGCACGACCCCAACCTGTTCCACCTCAACCGCCACTCTGTGTCTGTCGCATTTGCGGTGGGCATCTTTACCGCCTTCCTTCCCCTGCCCGGCCAGATGCTGATTGCCGCCCTGCTGGCACTGTGGTTCCGCTGCAACCTGCCGCTGTCCATGGCGCTGGTATGGATCAGCAACCCGGTGACCATGCCGGCCATTTTTTACAGTACCTACAAACTCGGTGCCTGGTTGCTCGGCACGCCACCCATGCCGTTCAAAATAGAATTGTCGTGGGAGTGGCTGACGGAGGAAGTAGGAAGAATCTGGCTGCCGTTGTTTTCCGGCTCACTGATCGCCGGCATCTTTTTTGCTGCCGTGGCCTACTTTGTTATGCAGGCGATCTGGCGCTGGCAGGTGGTCAAACGCTGGAAGGCTCGCCTGGAACAGCGCAAGACGCAACTCGGTGAAGATAATTAA